A section of the Rattus norvegicus strain BN/NHsdMcwi chromosome 15, GRCr8, whole genome shotgun sequence genome encodes:
- the LOC100360731 gene encoding SNRPN upstream reading frame protein-like encodes MERGRDRRTTEQHLPEIEVQVKPRRTASLSNQECHLYPRRSQQQQVPVVDFQAELI; translated from the coding sequence ATGGAGCGAGGAAGGGATCGAAGAACTACTGAACAGCACCTGCCAGAGATTGAGGTCCAGGTCAAACCTAGAAGGACAGCCTCACTGAGCAACCAAGAGTGTCACTTGTACCCACGGCGTTCTCAGCAACAGCAAGTTCCCGTGGTGGATTTCCAGGCAGAACTGATTTAG